Genomic window (Chryseobacterium bernardetii):
CTTTCAAGGATTTCCAGTATTTCTTCACCGTAATTTTCAATTTTATGTTTTCCGAATCCTTTAATCTCCAGCAGTTCTTCTTTTCTGGCGGGTTTATACTTGGCTACAGACATAAGCTCTTTGTTACTTGCAATGAAGTAGCTTGGCAGATTTTGTTCTCTTGCTTTCTCTGACCGCCAAAGCTTCAGGGCATCAAGAATCTTTTCTTCATCAGAGTTCAAAAAATCATTTTCTGCAGAGTATTTTGCCATTTTTGGTTCTTTTACTGTATTTTTCACCAATTTTAGTTCTTCAAAATACAGGATCACAGACCAATAACATTCGTCATTTACAAAAGCAGTTTCCACTTTTATAATATCATTTCTTTCCAGAAAATCGTCAAGCATTTTCTGATCTTTGTAGAGAAGCTCTTCAGAAAGCCTGATCTTAAAAACTTTTACTTTCATCATTTGAGTTTTTAGAATTATTTACCTCCCAACAACAGGATCTCATCTACTCTAATTTCCGTAATGTAACGCTTTACGCCGTCTTTATCATCATAAGATCTGTACGTAAGCTTACCTTCAATGGCAATTTCTTTTCCTTTAGGAACATACTTTTCCATAATTTCTGCAACTTTCCCGAAGGCAATAAGATTGTGCCATTGCGTCTCTTCTACTTTCTCACCTTTAGCATTGGTGTAGTGATCGCTTGTTGCTAAAGATACACTTGCTTTTACATTTCCGTTGTCGAAGTTTACCATTTCAACTTCTTTACCTGTGTAACCAATTAATGTTACTTTGTTTCTTAGTGACATAACTTTTAGATTTAATGATTAGTACTCCAGATATGAGACGTTCACTGTTTTCTCAAATCTCTGTTGCAAAGTTTGCGATATCACCGGAAGCCAGCCGGTTATAAACTATTTAAATTCGTTTGTAGTCGTTTGTAGTCGGGTAAATAAAATTAAAATTGTTGAATAATTTTTGTATTCTATGGTAAAAAATCCTAAAATATTTTAAGAATAAAAAGGAATAATGCGAGCTTATACAGGAATAATAAATTTTATTTTTGTTGATAAAAATTTTGAAACCCACTATATTTTATAAGTTATTTTTTGCAAATTTGTAAAAACGTCGAACATGCAAAAAGTAAAATTACGTGAAGTAAGAAAACAAAAAGGCTTCACTCAGCAACAAATTGCTGATATGCTTCCAACTGATGTATCTAATTATAGCAGGAAAGAAGCTGGAACTGTAGGGATAACAAAAGCAGAATGGGCTAAACTTGCAAAGTTTTTAGATGTTACTTTAGAAGAGATTTACGAAGAAGATGAACCAAATATTGTTGTAAATAATCCGGTTTTTAATGATAGTCCGGGAGCATCTGGTGCTATTGGAAATAATGTTAATAATTTCTCAAATGAATTAAGCATAGAAATCATTAAAACAATGCAGGAATACATCAGCCTGCTAAAAGAGGAAATCAATAGATTGAAAAAGTAATTGATAGCATCATTTGTTTAGCCTGCTGATACCAAGATATAAAAATCAGGATAGAAGTTCTATCCTGATTTTCTTTTGAATAAATAATGTATAAATCTTTTGAGTTTTCAGGTCAGGCTTTTTCACATTCAACAATACTTTTGCTGGGTGTTCCTATATCAACAAAGCGGCTAAACTTTAATCCTGCTTTTTGTATAAGCTGTTTAAACTCATCCAGTGTTCTTTCTCTTCCTGTGAGGCAGGACATCATCACAATATCCAAGAGTTTGGCAATATGAGGTGTATTAAGCGAATCATCCGGAATAACAGCATCTATGATCAATAGCTTTGCGCCTTTGGGCATAGCGTGACAGCAATTTTTAAGGATCTGTACGCATTCATCATCACTCCAATCATGCATAATCCATTTCATGGTATACAAATCTGCAGCTTCCGGAATTTTTTCAAAAAAACTTCCAACAGCTACCGTACATCTCTCTTTTAAATGTTCAGGAATAAGCTGAATTGTCTTTTCAATTACATGGGCTTCATCAAAAATAATTCCATGGCCGCCAGGGCTGGCATCCAGGATAGTATGAATAAGAACCCCGTTACCACCACCTATATCTACTATTTTTTTGTAGGGACTGAAATCATAATTTTCCATAATCCCATTAAGCTCCATCCCGGACATTCCGGTCATACCTTTTCCGAAATTCTCCCCTATTTCCGGATCTTTTTTATTGTATTCCCAAAGACTTAATCCGTGGATGCGCTCAAAAGGAACCTCACCGGTCTGGACTGCGTAGGTAAGCTCTCCGTAAGCCGGAAAATGTTCATTCATAATGGTCAGAACAAAATTTTTTGCTGTTCCGGGAACATCGGTTTGCAGGGCAGCTCCGAAATCGTTCAAAGTAAAAGTTTTATTTTCTGATTCTTCAAATATTCCTACACCACTCAACGCTCTCATTACCCGATACAGTTGGGCTTCATGCGATTGTGTTTCTTCTGCAAGAATAGAAATAGTTTTAGGACCAGAGGCCAGTAAATCTGCAATATTGAGTTCAGCAGCTGTTTTTACACATCCGGTTAGCCATAAACCACCGAGTATTTCAAACATTTTAAAAGTAAACTCCGGTTTAATGTTTTTTTTCATAATCGTATTAGATTGTTATCTATTGCGTATAAAAAACAAGAACAAACCTGAGCAACTTGTTCTTGCCTGACACATGTTAAATTTGAAATTAAGTTTTAATAATAAGATTAATCTTTGGCCTGAGAAATCCTTGTTATACTACTGATAGTGGCATCCAATGGGGTATCAGATTTTATTTTAATAAGATATCCGCTGCCTATAGATAAAGGATCGGCAACACTCACCAGGTAAAAAACAAGATCTCCGGAGGTTACCCCATTAGGAGCAACAGCGGTCTGATCTATTGAAAATGTTGAAGGCGGAACAGGATTTGAAAGGTTTACCGTTACGAAGGCTACAGAACCATTATTCTTGTTGGCATAACTTACAATAACTCTCCACATATGAACTTGTCCGGCAATAGGGTTTTCTAAAAACCGATTTGTTGCCGAATCATATATATCTCCGGGTACCGGGTTGATAATATTTTCCGGCCATGTGGTTGTAGGAGATGATGCAAAGTCTGTCACAATGTTCATTGGAGTTTGATAGACAATGTTTTGGTAAGTCATTAAAGGAACTCCTCCGGAAGATCTGAATGCAAATGAAGGTTTTACACCTGCTCCACTGTTCAGCTTTACCACTCCTTCATTAGCTGTTGTAAGGGTTTGGGAAGAAATGACAGTACTCCACTGTGTGCCGTTGTAGTACCTAAGTGTTTTATTACTAGAATCATAAATAACCATTCCTGCGGTAGGTGCGGTAACATTTGCAGGAGGGTTGGCATTTCTGGTGAGAACAACAGCAGAATTAGCTGAGGTAACATCTAAAACTCCCTGAGGGCTTGTTGTATTAATCCCTACCTGAGCAAAAGCGAATGAAGAGCATAAAATGCTAATAAATAAATTAGAATTTTTCATGGCTATGTTTTTTAATTTTTTCATATCGAATTTACAAAAAAACACAATACTGTGAAATAAAAATTAAATATATTTAAATGAAAACAAGTAAGTTGTATAAAATTCTAATAAAAAAACAACAATAAAAAAGTATGTAATTGTGGCTACAAAGCTTTATTGAGTAATTTTATAAGTAAAAGACTGATATACGTTTTAAGAACAAGAAAATATTTTATTTTGCAGCAATGTGTTCATGTTTTCATATAATTTCGCCTTAAATAAATATTTTTTAGGAACTATGATTAATAAAGCATAAATCATCCTTAATACTATCCATTTACAAACGGATAATTATGTATCTTTGTCTTACAAGAACCATTTATTCAAAATACAAATAAAGAAGAACAACCTGAATGAAGAAGGCCATAAAAAGAACATACAGAGTTTCGAAATATGTGATCTATAAAGAAACACTTGTTGATTACAGGGAACATTTCTGGTCATTTTTAGGTGCTTTTTTCGGAATTGGACTAATTGCCTTTATACAGTCTCATTCTTTACCGGAGACGGAAAATATATTCCTGATCGGTTCTTTTGGAGCTTCAAGTGTTCTTATTTATGGAGCTATCCAAAGTCCGCTGGCTCAACCCAGAAATTTGGTGGGAGGGCATGTGCTTTCTGCATTGGTTGGCGTTACAGTTTTTAAGATTGTTCCGGATATTATATGGCTTTCTGCCCCATTGGCTGTAGCCTTTTCTATAGTTTTGATGCAGTATACCAAAACCCTGCATCCGCCAGGCGGAGCAACAGCTCTTATTGCGGTAAGCTCTACGGGGAAAATTCCGGAATTAGGATATTGGTACGTTATCTCTCCGGTTCTTTCGGGGTGTATTATCCTGCTGCTTGTGGCTTTGTTTTTCAATAATATAACCTCCAACAGGAGCTATCCTTCACACAGCAGGTTTGTTAGATTGTTAAAGAAAAAACATGCTCATGGGCATAAAATGAAAAAATAAATTATGAATTGCCTGGAATGTGGCGAAAAAATCATCGGGAGGTCTGATAAAAAATTCTGCAATGATGCCTGCCGGAACGCCTATAACAACAAGCAGAACAAAGATTCTACGAATCTGATGCGAAATATCAATAATAAACTCCGTAAGAATTACAGAATCCTTACGGAAGTAAATATTGATGGGAAAACAAAAGTTGCCAAATCCAAACTAGACAGTCTCGGCTTTGATTTTGATTATTTCACCAACATAAAAGTTTATAAAAACGGATCCGAATACAAGTTTATTTATGATTACGGTTATAAGCTTTTGGAAGAAGATTTCATTCTGATCGTTAAAAATCAGGCATAACCATCCTATACCACCACAAAATAGATATGTATGAAAGAAGTTGTTTTGATTACCGGAGCAAGCGGTCTTATTGCAAAAGAACTGGCAAAAAAGATTGAAAATGAATTTGAGGTAAGGTTCCTTACCCGCAAAAAAAGACAGGTAAATGAATATGAATGGGATATCACAAAGGGTACCATTGATGAATCTGCCTTCGAAAATATTTCCCACATTATTCATCTGGCAGGCGCCAATATTTCAGAAAAGCGCTGGACGGCGGAAAGAAAAAAAGAACTGATTTCCAGCAGAGTAGATTCAGCCGCATTATTACGAAATACTTTAAGAAAAAAAGAGATTAAACTAAAATCTTTTATCTCTGCATCCGGTATTAATTTTTACGGAACAATAACTACTGAAAAAATATATTCTGAAACAGATCCGCCAGGCCACGACTTCCTCAGTGAAGTTGTTGTTCTATGGGAAAGAGCTGCCGATCATTTTAAAGAGCAGAACCTTGCAGAAAGAGTTGTTAAGGTACGAACAGCTGTTGTTCTTTCTGAAAAGGATGGAGCTTTAAAGAAAATGCTTCCTCCTATAAAATATGGCATTGGTTCGGCTTTGGGAAGCGGCAAACAATATATGCCGTGGATCCATATTGAAGATATTTGCTCTATCTATGAGTTCGCTCTTAAAAACACGAGCTTCCATGGAGCTTATAATGCGGTTTCCCCCCAGCATACAACCAATTCAGAATTAACCAAAAAAATTGCTGAGGTACTGAAAAAACCTTTATTTATGCCTAACGTTCCAACCTTTGTTTTAAAAATCCTGTTTGGTGAGCTGGCAAATGCAATCCTGGAAGGCTCAAGGGCTTCTTCTCAAAAACTTCAGAATGCAGGCTTTCAGTTTAAGTTTCCTGATTTGTATGAAGCACTGAATAGCCTACTAAACAAAGAGAGATAATTGTGTATGGAAGAAAGTTTAATTCTAAAGAATATCTCCAGACATATTTCTTTAAGTGACGAAGAAACCTCTTATTTTTTGTCTCTCCTGAAAGAAAAAAAGATTCAGAAAAAAGAGCAGATTATAAAACAGCAACAGTTCTGTAAAGACATCAACTTTGTTTTATCAGGTATTCTAAGAGCATTTTATACAGATGCCTCAGGAAAAGAATCCACCATCATGTTTGCTATTTCAGACTGGTGGATTACAGATATGTATTGCTTTATTAATGAAAAGCCTGCCATGCTGAATATTGAAGCGCTTGAAGAAAGTTTAATTCTACAGCTTTCTAAAGACAACCTTGATAAACTGTATTGCAGGGTTCCTAAATTTGAAAGGTTTTTCAGAATTATGATGCAAAATGCCTATATCAGGGAGCAACTCCGTATCATTGAAAATTTATCTCTCCCTGCAGAAGAACGGTATTATAATTTTCTTAAAAAGTATCCGCTGGCTGCAGAACGCGTTACTCAAAAACAGATTGCTTCTTATCTAGGAGTTACTCCTGAATTTTTAAGTATCATTAAAACAAATAAGCAAAAAAGTAACTGCTCTTAAACTATATTATTTTTTTTATCTTATAAGTTCTGTTATTTTACTCAAAAAAAATTATGCTCATACTTATTGCAGGTCCTTACCGCAGCGGAACCAATGACAATCCTGAACTTATTCAGCAGAACCTAAATAACCTGGAAGCGGCCGCCTTACCAATTTTCAGAAAGGGACATATTCCCATCATTGGAGAATGGGTGGCACTCCCATTGATTAAACTGGCAGACTCCATACAAATTGGAGATGAGGCCTGGCAAGAGATACAATACCCGGCTGCCCACCGTATTCTTGAAAAGTGCGATGCAGTTCTCCGTATTGAAGGAGACTCAAAAGGAGCCGATGAGGATGTAAGAATTGCCAGAGAAAAAGGCCTTACCATTTATTATAATATAGAAGATATTCCTTATGCAAAATCCTGATATTACTATTTTAAAAACAGATATTTTATCTAACAACTGGTATACTTTAAATAAAGTAACTTTTACGGTCCGAAAAAAGGATGGAACTACGGAAATCCAAAGCAGAGAAGCTTATGACCGTGGAAACGGAGCGGTTATTTTGCTCTATAACAAAATATCCAACACTGTTATTCTGACCAGACAATTCAGATTACCCACTTATATCAACGGAAATACTTCCGGAATGCTTATTGAAGCCTGCGCAGGTCTATTAGACAATGATAATCCTGAAGACTGTATCAAAAGGGAAACGGAAGAAGAAACAGGATACAAGATTTCAAAGGTTGAAAAGGTATTTGAAGCCTATATGTCTCCCGGCTCTGTAACGGAAATCCTTTATTTTTTCGTTGCCGAATATTCCAGTGATATGAAAATTAATGATGGTGGCGGTCTTGAAGAGGAAGGCGAGCAGATTGAAGTACTGGAATTATCTTTTAATGAAGCACTTACCATGATTGACACTGGAGAAATTAAGGATGCCAAAACCATTATGCTGTTGCAGCATTTGAGAATAAAGGGGATTTTGTAATGGTTTCCTAAAAAATTTAAGACAGAAACATAATTTTAAAAAGCTTATTAACTATGAATAACTTATCAACTCTTCAGCATGTAAAACTTGCAATCAATCCTAAATTTCAGGACTGGGTTCTTTTTAAAAATGATACTTATATTATTTTTGACGATATTAGTACTGTAGAAAACATACAGAATGAAGCCATCAAACTAATGCAGGAATTCGGCCCTGTATTTGCCGGGGGTTCTGCAGGAGATTTCAGTGTCATTCATCTGAATTCTACTGAAGGCTGGCTTGTTTCCGGACATGGATATGGCATGTATACTTATGTGCATCCATCTGAACTGGACAGTGAGACTCCTAATGACCTTGAGATAGGACTACTGGGAAGATCTAAACGGAACAGTGACGGGGAAAATCCAGAGATTGTACATGTTAATACCCAGAGCAATCCTTAACCAAGATTTATAAAACAGAGAAACATCACTCCATAATTTATATCTATGCTTCAAGACCACATTACCTTAAAGAACCGTTATCAGGATTTTATCAGAAAAGTAAGCGAAACAGAAATAGTTTATGGCTTAAAAGACGATAAAGGATATGCTACTTCCTATTCCAACGATCTGGAATACGAAGATGGTGAACCTGTGCAGCTCATCTGTTTCTGGGCAAATGCAGCAAGGGCAAAATCTTGTGTAGACAGGGAATGGAACCAATATGAGGCCTCTCCTATTCCGCTTAATGAGTTTCTGGAGAACTGGTGCCTGGGAATGAACAGTGATGGACTGATGGTGGGTGTTGATTTTGACAGCAACCTGTTTGGCTATGAAGCTGAACCTTTAGAATTAGCTCTTGAAATTATTAAAGAGCTTAAGAAAAACAGAAAATCACTATTGCTAAGAAAGTTCAATGATCTTGAAGATATGGAAGACCAGATCAGAGAAGTATTAAAAGACTAAAAGGTTCATGACAAATTCATTGAGAGTAAAGATTGCTAAAGTGGTCGCAGTGTTTTCGGTTTTTATTTTCAGTATTCTGATGCTGAAAACAATTTCCCAATACACTTCTCTTGATAAAACAGTGGGATTTCTTGCCTTTAAGCAACAGGTAGTTAACAATCCTTATTGGATGGCTTTTTTCTACATCCATATTTTTTCAATTACGCTTTGTCTTCTGGCTGGTTTAACTCAATTTTCACCACAATTCTTAAAAGAAAACAGAAAGCTGCATAAGATAATCGGACAGATTTATGTTTACAATATTCTTATTATCAATGTTCCGGTCTGTCTCGTATTGGGATTGTTTTCGAATGGCGGACTGATAGGGATAACAGGATTTCTGATTCAGGATTTTCTTTGGGCCTATTTTACAGTAATTGCTGTACTTTCTATTAAAAA
Coding sequences:
- a CDS encoding single-stranded DNA-binding protein — translated: MSLRNKVTLIGYTGKEVEMVNFDNGNVKASVSLATSDHYTNAKGEKVEETQWHNLIAFGKVAEIMEKYVPKGKEIAIEGKLTYRSYDDKDGVKRYITEIRVDEILLLGGK
- a CDS encoding helix-turn-helix domain-containing protein, with amino-acid sequence MQKVKLREVRKQKGFTQQQIADMLPTDVSNYSRKEAGTVGITKAEWAKLAKFLDVTLEEIYEEDEPNIVVNNPVFNDSPGASGAIGNNVNNFSNELSIEIIKTMQEYISLLKEEINRLKK
- a CDS encoding DUF4406 domain-containing protein — encoded protein: MLILIAGPYRSGTNDNPELIQQNLNNLEAAALPIFRKGHIPIIGEWVALPLIKLADSIQIGDEAWQEIQYPAAHRILEKCDAVLRIEGDSKGADEDVRIAREKGLTIYYNIEDIPYAKS
- a CDS encoding Crp/Fnr family transcriptional regulator, whose amino-acid sequence is MEESLILKNISRHISLSDEETSYFLSLLKEKKIQKKEQIIKQQQFCKDINFVLSGILRAFYTDASGKESTIMFAISDWWITDMYCFINEKPAMLNIEALEESLILQLSKDNLDKLYCRVPKFERFFRIMMQNAYIREQLRIIENLSLPAEERYYNFLKKYPLAAERVTQKQIASYLGVTPEFLSIIKTNKQKSNCS
- a CDS encoding HRDC domain-containing protein, coding for MMKVKVFKIRLSEELLYKDQKMLDDFLERNDIIKVETAFVNDECYWSVILYFEELKLVKNTVKEPKMAKYSAENDFLNSDEEKILDALKLWRSEKAREQNLPSYFIASNKELMSVAKYKPARKEELLEIKGFGKHKIENYGEEILEILESI
- a CDS encoding DUF2306 domain-containing protein: MTNSLRVKIAKVVAVFSVFIFSILMLKTISQYTSLDKTVGFLAFKQQVVNNPYWMAFFYIHIFSITLCLLAGLTQFSPQFLKENRKLHKIIGQIYVYNILIINVPVCLVLGLFSNGGLIGITGFLIQDFLWAYFTVIAVLSIKKRNIIRHKNFMILSYAVTTTAITFRIIKNLFYNEKLHDYELFYGMNVWLALIINLLIAYYFLGKKKFYR
- the nudK gene encoding GDP-mannose pyrophosphatase NudK, encoding MQNPDITILKTDILSNNWYTLNKVTFTVRKKDGTTEIQSREAYDRGNGAVILLYNKISNTVILTRQFRLPTYINGNTSGMLIEACAGLLDNDNPEDCIKRETEEETGYKISKVEKVFEAYMSPGSVTEILYFFVAEYSSDMKINDGGGLEEEGEQIEVLELSFNEALTMIDTGEIKDAKTIMLLQHLRIKGIL
- a CDS encoding DUF2750 domain-containing protein: MLQDHITLKNRYQDFIRKVSETEIVYGLKDDKGYATSYSNDLEYEDGEPVQLICFWANAARAKSCVDREWNQYEASPIPLNEFLENWCLGMNSDGLMVGVDFDSNLFGYEAEPLELALEIIKELKKNRKSLLLRKFNDLEDMEDQIREVLKD
- a CDS encoding TIGR01777 family oxidoreductase, which encodes MKEVVLITGASGLIAKELAKKIENEFEVRFLTRKKRQVNEYEWDITKGTIDESAFENISHIIHLAGANISEKRWTAERKKELISSRVDSAALLRNTLRKKEIKLKSFISASGINFYGTITTEKIYSETDPPGHDFLSEVVVLWERAADHFKEQNLAERVVKVRTAVVLSEKDGALKKMLPPIKYGIGSALGSGKQYMPWIHIEDICSIYEFALKNTSFHGAYNAVSPQHTTNSELTKKIAEVLKKPLFMPNVPTFVLKILFGELANAILEGSRASSQKLQNAGFQFKFPDLYEALNSLLNKER
- a CDS encoding methyltransferase; translated protein: MKKNIKPEFTFKMFEILGGLWLTGCVKTAAELNIADLLASGPKTISILAEETQSHEAQLYRVMRALSGVGIFEESENKTFTLNDFGAALQTDVPGTAKNFVLTIMNEHFPAYGELTYAVQTGEVPFERIHGLSLWEYNKKDPEIGENFGKGMTGMSGMELNGIMENYDFSPYKKIVDIGGGNGVLIHTILDASPGGHGIIFDEAHVIEKTIQLIPEHLKERCTVAVGSFFEKIPEAADLYTMKWIMHDWSDDECVQILKNCCHAMPKGAKLLIIDAVIPDDSLNTPHIAKLLDIVMMSCLTGRERTLDEFKQLIQKAGLKFSRFVDIGTPSKSIVECEKA
- a CDS encoding HPP family protein, whose translation is MKKAIKRTYRVSKYVIYKETLVDYREHFWSFLGAFFGIGLIAFIQSHSLPETENIFLIGSFGASSVLIYGAIQSPLAQPRNLVGGHVLSALVGVTVFKIVPDIIWLSAPLAVAFSIVLMQYTKTLHPPGGATALIAVSSTGKIPELGYWYVISPVLSGCIILLLVALFFNNITSNRSYPSHSRFVRLLKKKHAHGHKMKK